A single genomic interval of Coregonus clupeaformis isolate EN_2021a chromosome 36, ASM2061545v1, whole genome shotgun sequence harbors:
- the ncoa1 gene encoding nuclear receptor coactivator 1 isoform X1, which yields MSAVGERALDPATPESRKRKGSLCDISGQSVEKRRRELECRYIDELAELLSTNMGDIASLNIKPDKCHILKSTVDQIQQIKRREQEKAALISPEDKVQRSDILSSSQGMVEKEALGPLLLEALDGFFFVVNREGRIVFVSENVTGYLGYAQEELMTSSVYSILHVGDHNEFIRNLLPKSLVNGVPWPQEQGRRNSHTFNCRMLKRPPDEVDSENQEARQQYDIMQCFTVSQPKAMQDEGDDLQSCLICIACRMPRPQQLPAISTESFITKQDPTGKIISIETSALRATGRPGWEDLVRKCIYAFFQPQGKEPSHAKKLLHEVMTHGTAISPLYQFNLSDGTPLSAQTRCKFCCPPKSDVQPFIMGIHTIDREHNTASSQENTNSSLLLTHGSPASSQPSRSPALTPGIEASQAPGPTSSLHLNNGNSSGTTAPTTPTNQSAGYLTPNRLCPQQVNSPSPLGSPLTAIPTSFMSPKPPRGSPGLGGSPRVPGNPFSPSTPGLNTPAGALGGGGGGGGGILSRQHSGGDGGAGTPLGFSLPSPLPQRKASTPTNSPTRPPPAKPPEGRGGSGGGEYLGGNPKLNQLLDNSRVGPPGDPNNTAPHPNTPTSTPQCPASHSTLTERHKILHRLLQDSSPAEGGNGKESEIKKEPPASPATANPNGPPITPQDHQLLRFLLDTDEKDLRDLPPPAALSLQTVRVKTEKRASGDTTPCAAACASPKTKPSPADSRLSRDPFPSGPADLDPLSQLLPTLRGPAGAKQGSEEKGGPLALSSHSHQTQPQPRLQSPPQPRLQSPSQPQPQLQSPTQVQPQNHLQSPLQSPTHLQPQNQLQSPTLLQPSEANVPRAVSVKREPPGTPSQGLTDGSSSLQNQSHFDFCSPTTPSQGQGQRESFQTPKDSSSPFTEPGLMNSFNSNTGLSKMETDSQQFQPLALTDSLSFDGGMGNPVQASLASPQEQCVPCPLDELLCPPTTPEGRNDEKALLDQLVSFLSGTDESELAELDRALGIDKLVQGGCFDPIPQRFPSQPPAATPISMDPKLPSYPSQFSTGPPAQFPPDMAGGQGMGGFGAPRGTFPGGMTLRPGMGRAPGMANQLRLPPNQLRLQLQQRLQGPQQLQNRLAAMSQFPGGAHIAMGMRQGVQQPQMPSQPPLNAQMLAQRQRELYSFQHRQRQLLQQKVMLMRQGMGTGGPIGATRGQKGPQPQQQQFSYPPGYSPMSGNPPSTPCLFNPMGGPLDPKLSGLAPLGSQAAMMGGIQGQFGGGVNSAVQAGLFQQFGGPGMVQQGDPSFPPELSPTSPLLSPQNSTSQSPLLQLAQPPPGYQSPDMKSWQQAGMGSNSLFSQSGQTTPQAFGQQGVYNNMSITVSMAGGSGGVGSLPPMGPPVGLGNSNLGNVSSMCNDQVQQVQVFADVQCTVNLVGSDSYLNQSGSIGPQKSPQGPQSSQSQQKSLLQQLLTE from the exons TGTGGAGAAGCGGCGGCGGGAGCTGGAGTGTCGTTACATAGACGAGCTGGCTGAGCTACTGTCTACCAACATGGGCGACATCGCCAGCCTCAACATCAAGCCAGATAAGTGCCATATCCTCAAGAGCACCGTGGACCAGATCCAGCAGATCAAACGCCGCGAGCAGG AGAAAGCGGCTCTAATATCACCGGAGGACAAGGTGCAGAGGAGTGACATTTTGTCCAGTAGTCAGGGCATGGTGGAGAAAGAGGCTCTGGGGCCGCTGCTGCTCGAG GCCCTGGACGGCTTCTTCTTTGTGGTGAACCGCGAAGGCCGGATCGTGTTTGTGTCAGAGAATGTGACGGGTTACCTAGGTTACGCCCAGGAAGAGCTGATGACCTCCAGCGTGTATAGCATCCTCCACGTGGGAGACCACAATGAGTTCATCCGCAACTTGCTGCCCAAGAGTCTCG tcaaTGGGGTGCCTTGGCCCCAGGAGCAGGGCCGGAGGAACAGTCACACGTTTAACTGCCGGATGCTGAAGAGGCCTCCTGACGAGGTGGACTCAGAGAACCAGGAGGCACGCCAGCAGTACGACATCATGCAGTGTTTCACTGTCTCCCAGCCCAAAGCCATGCAAGATGAGGGAGatg ACCTGCAGAGCTGCCTGATCTGCATAGCCTGCCGGATGCCCCGACCCCAGCAGCTCCCCGCTATCAGCACTGAGTCCTTCATCACCAAACAGGACCCCACAG GGAAAATCATCTCCATAGAGACGAGTGCTCTGCGGGCGACGGGGCGACCAGGCTGGGAGGACCTGGTCAGGAAGTGCATCTACGCATTCTTCCAGCCGCAGGGCAAAGAACCCTCCCACGCCAAGAAGCTGCTCCACGAGg TGATGACCCATGGCACGGCTATCAGTCCTCTTTACCAGTTCAACCTGAGCGATGGGACCCCCCTCAGTGCTCAGACCCGCTGCAAGTTCTGCTGCCCCCCCAAATCCGACGTTCAGCCCTTCATCATGGGCATTCACACTATTGACAG GGAACACAACACTGCTAGCTCTCAGGAAAACACTAACTCCAGCCTTCTACTGACCCATGGGAGCCCTGCTTCCTCCCAGCCCTCCCGCTCCCCTGCCCTCACCCCGGGCATTGAGGCCAGCCAAGCCCCAGGCCCCACCTCGAGCCTCCATCTCAACAATGGAAACAGCTCCGGCACCACCGCCCCCACCACACCCACCAACCAGTCAGCAGGGTACCTGACGCCCAACCGGTTGTGTCCTCAGCAGGTCAACAGCCCCTCACCCCTGGGCAGCCCCCTCACAGCCATCCCTACCTCATTCATGTCGCCCAAGCCCCCCAGGGGCAGTCCGGGGCTGGGCGGCAGCCCGCGCGTCCCAGGGAACCCCTTCTCCCCTTCCACCCCTGGCCTGAACACTCCGGCAGGGGCCCTAGGAGGTGGTGGTGGCGGGGGCGGTGGAATCCTCAGCAGGCAGCACTCTGGTGGGGACGGTGGAGCAGGGACCCCCTTAGGTTTCTCCCTGCCTTCCCCTCTACCTCAGAGGAAGGCCAGCACCCCCACCAACTCCCCAACGCGCCCTCCCCCTGCCAAGCCCcctgaaggaagaggaggaagtggGGGAGGAGAGTACCTGGGGGGTAACCCCAAACTCAACCAGCTCCTGGACAATAGCAGAGTGGGGCCGCCTGGGGACCCCAACAACACTGCtccccaccccaacacacccacctCCACCCCTCAGTGCCCGGCCTCCCACAGCACGCTGACGGAGCGCCACAAGATCCTTCACCGCCTCCTGCAGGACAGCAGCCCAGCCGAGGGCGGCAATGGCAAGGAGTCTGAGATCAAGAAGGAGCCTCCTGCCAGCCCTGCCACCGCCAACCCCAACGGACCCCCCATCACCCCCCAGGACCACCAGCTGCTGCGCTTCCTCCTGGACACGGATGAGAAGGACCTGAGAGACCTGCCCCCTCCGGCCGCTCTCAGCCTGCAGACGGTCCGGGTCAAGACTGAGAAGAGGGCTAGCGGGGATACCACGCCCTGTGCTGCAGCCTGTGCCAGCCCCAAGACCAAACCCAGCCCTGCAGACAGCAGGCTGTCCAGAGACCCG tttCCCAGTGGACCTGCTGACCTggaccctctcagccagctgCTGCCCACCCTCAGGGGCCCCGCTGGGGCCAAGCAGGGCAGCGAGGAGAAGGGTGGCCCCCTGGCCCTGTCGTCCCATAGCCACCAGACCCAACCTCAACCTCGGCTCCAGTCACCTCCACAGCCTCGGCTTCAGTCCCCCTCCCAACCTCAACCCCAACTTCAGTCCCCTACTCAGGTCCAGCCTCAGAACCATCTTCAGTCCCCTCTCCAGTCCCCTACCCATCTCCAACCCCAGAACCAGCTTCAATCCCCTACCCTACTCCAGCCCAGCGAGGCCAACGTTCCCAGAGCCGTGAGCGTGAAGAGGGAGCCTCCCGGAACACCAAGCCAAG GGCTTACTGATGGTTCCTCCAGCCTGCAGAACCAGTCACACTTTGATTTCTGCAGCCCCACCACCCCCAGCCAGGGACAGGGACAAAGGGAGTCCTTCCAGACACCCAAAGACAGCAGCAGCCCCTTCACAGAGCCTGGACTCATGAACTCATTCAACTCCAACACCG GGTTGTCTAAGATGGAGACGGACTCTCAGCAGTTCCAGCCCCTGGCCCTGACTGACTCTCTGTCCTTTGATGGAGGCATGGGAAACCCTGTGCAAGCCTCTCTGGCCTCCCCTCAGGA GCAGTGTGTCCCGTGTCCACTGGATGAGCTGCTgtgcccccccaccaccccagaGGGTCGTAACGATGAGAAGGCCCTCCTGGACCAGCTGGTGTCCTTCCTGAGTGGGACGGACGAGAGCGAGCTGGCAGAGCTGGACCGAGCCCTGGGCATCGACAAGCTGGTGCAG GGCGGCTGCTTCGACCCCATCCCTCAACGGTTTCCCTCCCAGCCCCCTGCCGCCACCCCCATCTCCATGGACCCCAAGCTGCCCAGCTACCCCTCTCAGTTCAGCACCGGCCCCCCTGCCCAGTTCCCTCCAGATATGGCAGGGGGGCAGGGTATGGGGGGCTTCGGGGCACCCAGGGGGACCTTCCCTGGGGGCATGACGCTGAGGCCTGGCATGGGCAGAGCGCCTGGCATGGCCAATCAGCTCCGACTGCCACCCAACCAGCTTAGGTTACAGCTGCAACAGAGGCTGCAGGGCCCACAGCAG ctgCAGAACAGGCTGGCTGCCATGAGCCAGTTCCCAGGGGGAGCTCACATTGCCATGGGGATGCGTCAGGGAGTGCAGCAGCCTCAGATGCCCTCTCAG cctCCTCTGAACGCCCAGATGCTGGCCCAGAGGCAGCGGGAGCTCTATAGCTTCCAGCACCGCCAGAGGCAGCTCCTGCAGCAGAAGGTCATGTTGATGAGGCAGGGCATGGGGACCGGGGGGCCTATTGGGGCCACCAGGGGACAAAAAGGACCCCAGCCACAGCAACAACAGTTTAGCTACCCTCCAGGCTACAGCCCCATGTCAGGAAACCCACCCAGCACCCCCTGCCTATTCAACCCCATGGGAGGGCCCCTGGACCCCAAGCTGTCGGGCCTGGCCCCCTTGGGCAGCCAGGCAGCCATGATGGGGGGGATACAGGGACAGTTTGGGGGGGGAGTGAACTCGGCGGTCCAGGCTGGGCTCTTCCAGCAGTTTGGAGGACCAG GTATGGTCCAGCAAGGAGACCCCTCGTTCCCTCCAGAGCTCAGCCCCACCAGCCCCCTGCTGTCCCCTCAGAACTCCACCTCCCAGAGTCCTCTGCTCCAGCTGGCCCAGCCTCCTCCTGGGTACCAGTCACCTGACATGAAGAGTTGGCAGCAAGCTGGCATGGGCAGCAACAG ctTATTCAGCCAGTCTGGTCAGACGACGCCCCAGGCCTTTGGGCAACAGGGGGTCTACAACAACATGAGTATCACCGTGTCAATGGCAGGAGGCTCAGGGGGGGTGGGCTCGCTACCTCCCATGGGACCACCCGTTGGCCTGGGCAACAGTAACCTTGGCAACGTCAGCTCCATGTGTAACGATCAG GTACAGCAGGTTCAAGTGTTTGCCGACGTCCAGTGTACGGTGAACCTGGTGGGCAGCGACTCCTACCTGAACCAGTCGGGGTCCATAGGCCCCCAGAAGAGCCCCCAGGGGCCTCAGAGCAGCCAGTCCCAGCAGAAGAGCCTCCTCCAGCAGCTCCTCACAGAGTGA
- the ncoa1 gene encoding nuclear receptor coactivator 1 isoform X2 — protein MLKRPPDEVDSENQEARQQYDIMQCFTVSQPKAMQDEGDDLQSCLICIACRMPRPQQLPAISTESFITKQDPTGKIISIETSALRATGRPGWEDLVRKCIYAFFQPQGKEPSHAKKLLHEVMTHGTAISPLYQFNLSDGTPLSAQTRCKFCCPPKSDVQPFIMGIHTIDREHNTASSQENTNSSLLLTHGSPASSQPSRSPALTPGIEASQAPGPTSSLHLNNGNSSGTTAPTTPTNQSAGYLTPNRLCPQQVNSPSPLGSPLTAIPTSFMSPKPPRGSPGLGGSPRVPGNPFSPSTPGLNTPAGALGGGGGGGGGILSRQHSGGDGGAGTPLGFSLPSPLPQRKASTPTNSPTRPPPAKPPEGRGGSGGGEYLGGNPKLNQLLDNSRVGPPGDPNNTAPHPNTPTSTPQCPASHSTLTERHKILHRLLQDSSPAEGGNGKESEIKKEPPASPATANPNGPPITPQDHQLLRFLLDTDEKDLRDLPPPAALSLQTVRVKTEKRASGDTTPCAAACASPKTKPSPADSRLSRDPFPSGPADLDPLSQLLPTLRGPAGAKQGSEEKGGPLALSSHSHQTQPQPRLQSPPQPRLQSPSQPQPQLQSPTQVQPQNHLQSPLQSPTHLQPQNQLQSPTLLQPSEANVPRAVSVKREPPGTPSQGLTDGSSSLQNQSHFDFCSPTTPSQGQGQRESFQTPKDSSSPFTEPGLMNSFNSNTGLSKMETDSQQFQPLALTDSLSFDGGMGNPVQASLASPQEQCVPCPLDELLCPPTTPEGRNDEKALLDQLVSFLSGTDESELAELDRALGIDKLVQGGCFDPIPQRFPSQPPAATPISMDPKLPSYPSQFSTGPPAQFPPDMAGGQGMGGFGAPRGTFPGGMTLRPGMGRAPGMANQLRLPPNQLRLQLQQRLQGPQQLQNRLAAMSQFPGGAHIAMGMRQGVQQPQMPSQPPLNAQMLAQRQRELYSFQHRQRQLLQQKVMLMRQGMGTGGPIGATRGQKGPQPQQQQFSYPPGYSPMSGNPPSTPCLFNPMGGPLDPKLSGLAPLGSQAAMMGGIQGQFGGGVNSAVQAGLFQQFGGPGMVQQGDPSFPPELSPTSPLLSPQNSTSQSPLLQLAQPPPGYQSPDMKSWQQAGMGSNSLFSQSGQTTPQAFGQQGVYNNMSITVSMAGGSGGVGSLPPMGPPVGLGNSNLGNVSSMCNDQVQQVQVFADVQCTVNLVGSDSYLNQSGSIGPQKSPQGPQSSQSQQKSLLQQLLTE, from the exons ATGCTGAAGAGGCCTCCTGACGAGGTGGACTCAGAGAACCAGGAGGCACGCCAGCAGTACGACATCATGCAGTGTTTCACTGTCTCCCAGCCCAAAGCCATGCAAGATGAGGGAGatg ACCTGCAGAGCTGCCTGATCTGCATAGCCTGCCGGATGCCCCGACCCCAGCAGCTCCCCGCTATCAGCACTGAGTCCTTCATCACCAAACAGGACCCCACAG GGAAAATCATCTCCATAGAGACGAGTGCTCTGCGGGCGACGGGGCGACCAGGCTGGGAGGACCTGGTCAGGAAGTGCATCTACGCATTCTTCCAGCCGCAGGGCAAAGAACCCTCCCACGCCAAGAAGCTGCTCCACGAGg TGATGACCCATGGCACGGCTATCAGTCCTCTTTACCAGTTCAACCTGAGCGATGGGACCCCCCTCAGTGCTCAGACCCGCTGCAAGTTCTGCTGCCCCCCCAAATCCGACGTTCAGCCCTTCATCATGGGCATTCACACTATTGACAG GGAACACAACACTGCTAGCTCTCAGGAAAACACTAACTCCAGCCTTCTACTGACCCATGGGAGCCCTGCTTCCTCCCAGCCCTCCCGCTCCCCTGCCCTCACCCCGGGCATTGAGGCCAGCCAAGCCCCAGGCCCCACCTCGAGCCTCCATCTCAACAATGGAAACAGCTCCGGCACCACCGCCCCCACCACACCCACCAACCAGTCAGCAGGGTACCTGACGCCCAACCGGTTGTGTCCTCAGCAGGTCAACAGCCCCTCACCCCTGGGCAGCCCCCTCACAGCCATCCCTACCTCATTCATGTCGCCCAAGCCCCCCAGGGGCAGTCCGGGGCTGGGCGGCAGCCCGCGCGTCCCAGGGAACCCCTTCTCCCCTTCCACCCCTGGCCTGAACACTCCGGCAGGGGCCCTAGGAGGTGGTGGTGGCGGGGGCGGTGGAATCCTCAGCAGGCAGCACTCTGGTGGGGACGGTGGAGCAGGGACCCCCTTAGGTTTCTCCCTGCCTTCCCCTCTACCTCAGAGGAAGGCCAGCACCCCCACCAACTCCCCAACGCGCCCTCCCCCTGCCAAGCCCcctgaaggaagaggaggaagtggGGGAGGAGAGTACCTGGGGGGTAACCCCAAACTCAACCAGCTCCTGGACAATAGCAGAGTGGGGCCGCCTGGGGACCCCAACAACACTGCtccccaccccaacacacccacctCCACCCCTCAGTGCCCGGCCTCCCACAGCACGCTGACGGAGCGCCACAAGATCCTTCACCGCCTCCTGCAGGACAGCAGCCCAGCCGAGGGCGGCAATGGCAAGGAGTCTGAGATCAAGAAGGAGCCTCCTGCCAGCCCTGCCACCGCCAACCCCAACGGACCCCCCATCACCCCCCAGGACCACCAGCTGCTGCGCTTCCTCCTGGACACGGATGAGAAGGACCTGAGAGACCTGCCCCCTCCGGCCGCTCTCAGCCTGCAGACGGTCCGGGTCAAGACTGAGAAGAGGGCTAGCGGGGATACCACGCCCTGTGCTGCAGCCTGTGCCAGCCCCAAGACCAAACCCAGCCCTGCAGACAGCAGGCTGTCCAGAGACCCG tttCCCAGTGGACCTGCTGACCTggaccctctcagccagctgCTGCCCACCCTCAGGGGCCCCGCTGGGGCCAAGCAGGGCAGCGAGGAGAAGGGTGGCCCCCTGGCCCTGTCGTCCCATAGCCACCAGACCCAACCTCAACCTCGGCTCCAGTCACCTCCACAGCCTCGGCTTCAGTCCCCCTCCCAACCTCAACCCCAACTTCAGTCCCCTACTCAGGTCCAGCCTCAGAACCATCTTCAGTCCCCTCTCCAGTCCCCTACCCATCTCCAACCCCAGAACCAGCTTCAATCCCCTACCCTACTCCAGCCCAGCGAGGCCAACGTTCCCAGAGCCGTGAGCGTGAAGAGGGAGCCTCCCGGAACACCAAGCCAAG GGCTTACTGATGGTTCCTCCAGCCTGCAGAACCAGTCACACTTTGATTTCTGCAGCCCCACCACCCCCAGCCAGGGACAGGGACAAAGGGAGTCCTTCCAGACACCCAAAGACAGCAGCAGCCCCTTCACAGAGCCTGGACTCATGAACTCATTCAACTCCAACACCG GGTTGTCTAAGATGGAGACGGACTCTCAGCAGTTCCAGCCCCTGGCCCTGACTGACTCTCTGTCCTTTGATGGAGGCATGGGAAACCCTGTGCAAGCCTCTCTGGCCTCCCCTCAGGA GCAGTGTGTCCCGTGTCCACTGGATGAGCTGCTgtgcccccccaccaccccagaGGGTCGTAACGATGAGAAGGCCCTCCTGGACCAGCTGGTGTCCTTCCTGAGTGGGACGGACGAGAGCGAGCTGGCAGAGCTGGACCGAGCCCTGGGCATCGACAAGCTGGTGCAG GGCGGCTGCTTCGACCCCATCCCTCAACGGTTTCCCTCCCAGCCCCCTGCCGCCACCCCCATCTCCATGGACCCCAAGCTGCCCAGCTACCCCTCTCAGTTCAGCACCGGCCCCCCTGCCCAGTTCCCTCCAGATATGGCAGGGGGGCAGGGTATGGGGGGCTTCGGGGCACCCAGGGGGACCTTCCCTGGGGGCATGACGCTGAGGCCTGGCATGGGCAGAGCGCCTGGCATGGCCAATCAGCTCCGACTGCCACCCAACCAGCTTAGGTTACAGCTGCAACAGAGGCTGCAGGGCCCACAGCAG ctgCAGAACAGGCTGGCTGCCATGAGCCAGTTCCCAGGGGGAGCTCACATTGCCATGGGGATGCGTCAGGGAGTGCAGCAGCCTCAGATGCCCTCTCAG cctCCTCTGAACGCCCAGATGCTGGCCCAGAGGCAGCGGGAGCTCTATAGCTTCCAGCACCGCCAGAGGCAGCTCCTGCAGCAGAAGGTCATGTTGATGAGGCAGGGCATGGGGACCGGGGGGCCTATTGGGGCCACCAGGGGACAAAAAGGACCCCAGCCACAGCAACAACAGTTTAGCTACCCTCCAGGCTACAGCCCCATGTCAGGAAACCCACCCAGCACCCCCTGCCTATTCAACCCCATGGGAGGGCCCCTGGACCCCAAGCTGTCGGGCCTGGCCCCCTTGGGCAGCCAGGCAGCCATGATGGGGGGGATACAGGGACAGTTTGGGGGGGGAGTGAACTCGGCGGTCCAGGCTGGGCTCTTCCAGCAGTTTGGAGGACCAG GTATGGTCCAGCAAGGAGACCCCTCGTTCCCTCCAGAGCTCAGCCCCACCAGCCCCCTGCTGTCCCCTCAGAACTCCACCTCCCAGAGTCCTCTGCTCCAGCTGGCCCAGCCTCCTCCTGGGTACCAGTCACCTGACATGAAGAGTTGGCAGCAAGCTGGCATGGGCAGCAACAG ctTATTCAGCCAGTCTGGTCAGACGACGCCCCAGGCCTTTGGGCAACAGGGGGTCTACAACAACATGAGTATCACCGTGTCAATGGCAGGAGGCTCAGGGGGGGTGGGCTCGCTACCTCCCATGGGACCACCCGTTGGCCTGGGCAACAGTAACCTTGGCAACGTCAGCTCCATGTGTAACGATCAG GTACAGCAGGTTCAAGTGTTTGCCGACGTCCAGTGTACGGTGAACCTGGTGGGCAGCGACTCCTACCTGAACCAGTCGGGGTCCATAGGCCCCCAGAAGAGCCCCCAGGGGCCTCAGAGCAGCCAGTCCCAGCAGAAGAGCCTCCTCCAGCAGCTCCTCACAGAGTGA